AGATATTGTTGTGCTTCTGAATTCAAAATAACATTAAACTTATTGAaagcttattaattattaagcTTATTATCATTAAGCTTATTGAAACAAATAGTTACCCATAAAACACCAGTTCATTAGCTAGCGAAATATTTCTTTTCCAAAACAGGTTTCATTTAGTAATTGATGTAAAACCAATCAAACTTCCTACATGAATGGCTTAAACGGAAATGAGACACAAGCCTTTCAAACCAGAGCTAAACAAATTAGATTCATCTGTCTTGACCACTGGTTTTCTGTGTTGGCATCTGTCTGGCTTCGGTTTTGGTATGGTTTTGGGTATGGTTTCCCCCTCCTGGCGATCTTGGCCAGAAAATGCGGCCTGTAAACACATGTAGCCGTCAGAATGTCGTCGTCAGCCGGCTGTTTGCATCTGGAATTCCGCAAAAATCAGGCAAAATCTCAGCCTTACATTGGCTGCTACTGGCGAATTTGAAAGTAATTGATTTAACTAGTTTAGTGACGTTTAATTGGGACTAATTAGTGGCTGGCGTTGGAATTAGGAACAATGCCTGCGGTCTTCCAGAGCCAccacccccaaaaaaaaaaaaacggaaaattcCGACAAATTAGGCGAACAAATGACCTTAGATATGATTTCGTAATTGGGCGACTTGGGCTACGGAGCAGCAGCATAAACCACACcagaaaacacacacacaattcAGATATCGAGGCACGCAGACAagcacctttttttttttaccattttttctATTTAGTAGTAGTTGGCCAACGGCGGCTCATGCGAAAATAaaacccacccacccacaacAATGATTAAGTGCAGCAACATGTGAGCGTGCCAGCGCATATGAAGCCAAATGAAAAGGCAAGTAAAAAATCACTAAACAACGACAGCGACTTGGAGCTGTTGTAGGAGCACCATGCAGCTCCATGGAGCACCATGCAGCACCATGGAGCAGCACCTTGGACAGACGACGATAGCTGCATTGTCTCGTTAGCTCCGCACGCTGATAGCCCCTGGATTTGGGGTATAATAGCGCTGTCATGCCGCAGATATGGCCACTAGTAACTTTGTGGCACttgaaattgaataaaaattgaCTTGTAATTGTAACTTTGCTTGTGGAGTTTTAAGCCGCTTTTTAGGCAGTCTAgataacaaacaaattaatcCTAAGGATCAACTTTTTGGCAACTACTGGATAGCTTTTTAATAGAATGAAAATGAGTGCCATTTAAACTTTTCTTATTTGTCAAGTGTATTCAGCAATTCCCTTCCATTTTCTCACTTTAATTAACTGCTTATTGGTTATCTCTTATCTATATGAACAGATCTACTAAGGATTGTTGTAGTCTGCTCTACTTTAAACACTTTCCATAAAGTTAAATTCCAGCTAGCTACTCCCttcaaattttcaatttgttttttctattATGCGCTGGCATTTATTGGCGTTTAAGTTTTGATTGGCTACCAATGTGCGGTAAAagataaattatatttattgctCGGCCAAAGCAACAGGTAATCGAGACTGCGACTTGGCCCAAAAAAGTGTGCAAAAATTTGAATGAGTCAGAGGGAGCCtggaaaagctgaaaagttgAAAAGCTGAAAATCTGAAAAGCTGATGGATATCCAGGTGGCAGGCGAGCAGCTGCTAATTAatcttgtttatatttaaactttaagcGATTTGTCATTTGGCCAGTTGTTCGCTGGGAcgtaattaattttatgtgAAAACTACACGCAGTTGGAAAAGTGAATGTGATCGCAGCGATTGAACTCGGAACCCCGAACAcaaagttattattgttatctTTTGTTAACGATAGCAACGCCTAGTTGCAgaggtatttttttttgcttttttttggcagAGGGTTCAATGCTCGATTGAGCAACCATTTGGCTGACTTTCAACACGGAAGTTTGAGTAAAGAGCTCAGAGCTAAGAGTTAAGAGCTCCGGCAGCTTGGACTCTGCAAACGCAAATAACGCCGCTTGTCCGAAGCTGGATCGCTGCAAAGTGTTGGATGTAGTAGGTGCAACCAAcaagcagaaaaaacaaaaaaaaaaaaccaaaaaaaaataatggaaaacCGACGACTGCCGCTTCAAATTACTTTGAATTGTGTTTAATAggtgggaaatggaaatggagtcAGTTGGCGACTTCGTGGCCAGCTGCCCCGCTGATTTtctattgctattgctgtgTTGCTGAGTTGCTGTGTTGCCCAATCTATTGTCAAttgtaattgaattattaaacatCAATTTGCCTAGGAAGTGCAAATTGCCAGCGGTCGTGCAGCGTGAGAATTCGAGGTAATCCAATTTGATTTGGTCTTTTCAGTTCTCTTGTTTAGTCtgatttttcctttttcctgcCAGTGAAATGGGTTCAAGTTCAAACTGGTTTTCAGCTGCAAGACGCGGGCAAATTTGTAACGTTTAGAGTCTGacaaaatgccaaacacaAACGACAGACGACGACGATGGCGACGCACATGCCTCATAAATATGGTAATGGAGCGCGAATATCTGGCCACAAATGCCATACTTTTCGCAACTGGCCGTCGTCGCATGTGGGCAGTTGGTTTTCGAACTCCAACTGGACATGTGCACCGCATGCACTTGCCATGGATACTCCACCAACTGacctgactgactgactgactgactgactgactgactacATGGACAACTGGCTGGCTATCTGGATATCTGCTGGTGGCTATCCGATTGCGACAGCCGTTCCAACGCAACTGGAGAGCCCGAAATCCTATGCCGAATCCTATGCCAAATCCTATGCCAAATTCTATGCCAAATCCTatgctccagctccagctacAGCGCCAACGCTAATCGCCGTCCAGCGACAGAAAGGcataataaaaattgttaagCTCGCTCCGTGCGATGAAACGATATCGAATGACATGGCCTGGAACACCAGAAATCGGAGTGTACCACTCCTGGCGCGACTCAAATGTGCAAAGCTGACTTAAATGCCTCTTCTGGGAAATCTTAGCAGCTATAACTCGCGTTTCAACAAAGCTAATGCCTAATTAACTATAAATATACCAATGCTTAAACTAGCTAGTTGTAAATACTCCGTATTTCTCCCAAATCTAAGCTCAATTTTGCAATAGAGTCTGTATCACAATGCCACAATGTaaagcaaaagccaaagccgaCTTGCGAGTAATTATGCACGGAGTGGACTTGTCGTCGTCCCCGTACTTGGGCATTGAGCAATCGCCACTTTCCGGCGTGACATCTTCATTAGAGGGAAGCCAAGCGCAGCCAACTACGAATTCAAAGAGCACAGATTCGAAAACCGAAACtctaaatacaaaatacaaaatacaacatCAAATTGTACAAGTACGTAtggcaattaatttgaatttccaCACGCAAGCAACAGAAAGCTGTGTAACTAGAAATCCAAACTGGACGGACATCTGCTGGAGCGATTAACCGAGTTGGCTGTGAGCAATTAATAAATCTTGTTCGTGTGCATGGTCGTCGTCGAATCCTAATCGAGAGCGACACTGATTGCAGTTTCCCAGGGTGCCagttttgccttttgcctgGAACAGCCACTCTTTCAGCAGGCAAACATTGCATAAGCCATTTTCCAATGCAATGCACGCTTGCATTTTTATAATGCATAAGTTTGACTTAActcgacttttttttttttacttcttGGCATTTTTCACGCACAGCTTCGGTTCATTTGATTCATTCATGACTGCATCTGGGGTTTGGTTATTCGATTTTATGGTGGCTTACAGCTGGGAGAGCCGGCTTGGGACACGCAATGGGACACGAGAAGTTGGTCAGCCGGCCAACTAGCAATTGGTCTTGGCTTTGGCATTTCGGCTCTTAGCTCTTGGCTCTTGGCTGTTGGCCATTGGCGCGTGTGTATCGCACTTTTCAATTAAGTTACAAAACGCATGCCCAAGCACGTTTTCGCCTCGTTTTCTTGTCCAATCTGTCTATGCGTCTGTCTACCAGCCGTCTGCTAGTCTGCTGGTCTACGAACTCCGGACCCCGATACCCGATCCCCGATAGCCAAGCCCCGGATCTCAGATCTCCATGGCCTTCAACGTGAACTTGAGATTGTTATGttatttgggtttttttgCGCGCACGCCTGAGATTTTGCGTGCGTTTTCCCATGTAATTGCGGGCTACTCGACTTGATTGCCAACTGCGTGGCGGAAACTGTTTGGACTTCTTATTAAATCTGTTTAGAGGCGTATAATTTCGCGTTTCATTGACCCATAAAGCATGTTGTGATTCAGAATCTGATGCGAATGAAAGCCGCTGTTTATGAAAATTAACCACTTGGCTTTACCCAACTTGAAagattttgcattttcaaataACCACAAACTGAGTATAAACAATTCATTAGTGGGAGAATTCAATGCTAATAGTATCTTGGCtcaatacatatttaaataatcaGATTATAAAACAAATGGGACTtcctaaaataaatttttaaagaatttttttgggaataaattaaacattgtTTAAGCATACATTTTGTATGAATGGAGAATATTGTTCACTGTAAACcaataacattttaatgggcaataaaaacaactgGATTTTTTTCGAAAATGCAAACGAAAGGGAAAACACATTAGtaatgaaaagaaatttataaaattaaatattgattaaAACTGAGTTGATTGGTCAGCATTTTAAAAGCGCTCATAAAAACTCCCTATCAAGATCGAATGATGATAAAAATGATGATATGCATATTTTGGCCATATGCATTCAAATTTCCATCAAATTTTCAGCGCCTTGAACGCGGATGGTCACCGAAAATAATGCACATAAACTTATACGAGTATGGCTTATATATGGCCTATAGATTCAGATATAGACATATCGAGGCGGTGGCCTGGCTTTCATGGCCCGCTGACACACGACATTGTGGACCATAAATTAGAGTGCCAGGGCCCAATAAAAATTCTTGCGGAGCAAACAATGACTGGGTCGACCGCAGCAGTCATTTGGCAACTGTCAAACCGAAATAGTTGACTTCATTTGTGGCCTAAACGAGGCTCAAACGTGTTAACAATTACGGCGCATTAGCGACCGATGCAAATGCTGTGACAATTGTAGCgaaaaacgaaagacttaggcaacgaacttgctGCAACTAACGAGGAAAACGCGAACGAAAAAATACTTACGAATTTCATATTTGCTGGCTGATTGAGCTGCGCGgcagtgtgtgcgtgtgagaAGCTGCAATTAgttaacaaatatttgaattatATCTGGCTCAAACACTGGCACTTTTCATTTGCTTGACACGTAATCGATGCTTTGCTTTGCTAGGTATTTCATCAattttttgcgtttgtttggTAAATTCTTGCTGCTGCGAGTTTCGTTAGCAATGGTAGCAATGCGTTATTTTGATGCGATGTTaattttgttgatattttttttgttttgttttcttattttttttttcgtatgttaTTTATGGATGACAACCGACGAGCACGCGAAGCCAGGAAAAACTGCATCCAAAGGCTGTGAACTGCGGAGTAGTACTCGTTGTACTCCAATATTGTTGGGCTCTTACACGGTGGGGCTCTCGgacttttggattttggatttcGGATCTCGGATCTCGAACCGCTGTACGTCGGCCTGTGCGGTAAAACGTTTAATGAATTCCAACAGATATGCTCAGTTGATTTTATATAAAGCATGGACCGATCTCTGCCGCCGTCGACGGCGCAGTCGTGCGTTTGTTTTGagtgggtttttgttttctgtgtttggCGCGCGATTTGagtgagttttttttttgtttttttgttttgtttatgaCTCTGTTGTCGTTGGGGCTACGTGCTATTCGGTTTTTGCATTCACCCCCGGCCACGTGATGTTTGTTCTCTGCAAGGGAATCGTCGGTATAGGTTAATGTTCATGTTAATGTTAATGGGCAAACTGCAGTGGCGGTAGCGAATTCAACTTTCTAGCGAATCAATATTCATCGTCTTGGTTCCGGTAACCAGTTTTGGGGTGGGTTTGGGGTGCACACAAAACGAGTCGATCAGCTGGCGATGCTTATGCAAATCGGTGTATCTAGCATATGTAATTGGAAAGCTGGCAGCACCTTGACTTGATTGCAGGTGAAAACATCATAGCAAACATGGCTCAAAGCGTGGCATTTGGCAATTTCTTCCGGCTCTGGCACTTCCACTTGACCGTGAAAAAATTTGCTGGATATTCGTTTGATTTAAATGACAATTTACGCGTTACGTTCGCTTCAGTGATTAAGAGTGGCATTATGCATAATCTGAATCATAATTATGTGCTCACAATACGCTCGTTCTCGGCCGGAAGCGTAGAATTCCGAGCCGCTTAGAATCCGGcggcattttttattttaaatttttttttattcccaCAACTTAAGTGTATCGTTAAACGATTGACATTTGCCGCCGTGTGgcccttaaaaaaaatatgtatcgCGATAAATGTGAAATTCATGAGGAATGCCTGTCATGCTTGATTAGCTTTAATCTTATACGATTTGCACACTTGTTTGCTGCTATGCCAGCAATGTGTTCGTGTTGTACTTTTTGtgttggctttttttttttaaggggaCTGGGAATAGAGGGGACTGCAGGCAGCTGAAGCGGCAGCAAGTTCAAGTTCAAATCACAGCTGGCCACAAAAGCTCCTTGGATAGCTGCAACCGCCAAAGTCGAAATGATTGACTAACAAGCGATACTCTTCGAAAAAGGTAATAGTTGCTAAATTATGGTCTTTATTAGATtatttgcatatgcaaaacATTTTAGGAGCTCTTTAGCTGTTTTAAGAGGATTAAATAGTTAAGCATTGctttgtaataaatatatattaattatttgggTAAATTCAAAATTACTAAATAGCTAACATTCTGCTTATGCTTAACTTATTTAAGAACATTTTCAGACATAGTTGTAGATACCTCTTATAACTGAAAACTAGGGTAATCCCCTGCAGTCGACTCCATGATCGACGATCAGCCATTTGGCCAGGGTACTTGCGCATTGTCCAACTGGCcttccgttccgttccgttctGTTCTCTTCGGTTTTTGCATTGTCTTCACTCCACGGCGAGAGGGTCAAGTTCAGATACAATTGCTGTAAGCGAGGCAATTAATGCGGCTAATTGTTGATTGCCATTGATTTATGCTGAATCAATTAGCCAATTGCCTTGCGCCAGTGTATTGGGTATTGCGGACTCGCTTTCTTTGATTTGGCCAGATTCGGTTAGATTCGGCAGCAGGTTATCAATCACCGAGCGGCCTCAGATTTGGCCTGTCTTGACCAGTTCCCCGGGTTATTGCCACTTTGAGGAATTGGATTTGAAAAGTGCTGCTTGTTTGGGCCTCAACTCTCAACTTGTCCGCACATGACAGCCGATAGCTGTAGTTTATAAATGAGCTTTTAAGCGAACTACTAATTGCCAGATTTGATCTTCTCGGGTATGCTAAAAATAACCAGATGATGATGCGATGTTCTAAGCATGATAATGAGCACACATCCTGTTGGGAAACTCGGCTCAAGCATTTATCATTAATCATCCCCAACTTTCATTAGGGAGCTTTTGGGCTGCCACTCcccgaaatcgaaatcgaaaataaCCGCCATATCTCACTCCTCGCAACCATGAGGAAGTCGATCCGGCACAGGTGAGTCAAATATATATCGGATCGGGGCGACAAGAACGAATGAGGCGGtcagaaaagcaaaaacaaatgcaaaaaaaagtataatCTCAGCGGAAACTGGCTCGAAAAAGGCagctgtagttgttgttgctcgaGGGAGGTGAAAAGTGAAATGATTTCATAAATGACTGATATAATTAGGCACGTTATATGCCAATTAGCGGCGTGTTGAGGAAGCAACCTCTGCCGCCTTTCACAGGTGACACATCTTGCACCGTTAGCCGCACACGTCTAATTGTGCCCAAATGTGCATTTGAATCGCATCATTATAATTCCGAAACCAAATCcgatgtacatatgtatccGATGCAGCTGCATGCCAAAGTTCCTGCCGCATTTGCATTGGTAGTCGCAACATTCTCACGACCAGCGACCTTGACAATGACCCCCAAAAGGCGGCGCCTAACGCACGCCGAGGAGGAAAACTCTTGGCGCACTCGAACTGGTTTTCCTGCCCGATTTCCACCAGCTGAGATCCATGCGCCGCAAGACCCGAGGCGTGAAGGCGCCAATGTGCGTGTGCAATAAGCCATAAAAACGTCTCGCACCGTGACAAACGGGCTGTTTGTGGTTGTTGGCGTTGTAATCCGTTTGAAAGCTATTAATATGCAAACTGGTTGGACGCGGGAATTATGCGCCAAATTGGGGGGAAACTGTCCAAAACAATAATTTGCATTCATCAATTTTACAGTCTAAGCTGCACTTCCGCAGCGCACTTGTAGTTGGCAAAATTGTGCCACATTTATTGACAACGATAAACATGCACAAATAATTAAAGACCCAAAAGGCTGACAAATTATCAGTTCACTATTTAATaaccaatttaaattatttattaaattgacAGAACTAAAATATGTAAAAGAAGTCACATATAGAGGCCGTTAACTGGTTAGAAATATAAAGGAAATGTTGAATTTTACTTTCCTTATAGCGAAAGAGAAACAATATTTTCTAAAGataaatttaactattaaaattTGATAATAATCTCCGATAACGGTTGATAGTCACTTTCGATAACAGCTCAGCAATACGGCGTGACTTGAAATCGATGAGCCGCCGATAGTTGCCAATCACAGTAAGTGACTCACGGTTGCCCACCACTAATAGGCCGGCGAAAAAAATTTGTctgcaaatattattttccgtgTATGTAGTTTCATCCAAGTGGGCCACCGAATGCAGCCATGACCAAACCGACGCGCGCACACTGTTCCCTGGCGCTGCTGGCGCTCCTCGTCGCACCGTTCGCGGCGCTCGGCGAGGATATGCCCAGGGAGCCGGAGTACATGAAGCGGGAGCACAGTCTAGTGCGTCCATTCCAAGGTGGGTAATTGGTCACAGGTGATGATGATATGGAGAGTACGTGTACCTCTAACGTGGCTTATGCCTCCTTTCAGGCGTAGGCGTCATCCTGCCACACTGGGACTTCCTGGGTAACACGATGGTGACCAGCAACTATATAAGACTGACGCCGGACTTGCAGTCCAAGAGCGGTGCCCTTTGGAACTACTCGGTAAGCATGAGCGCTGGTCTCGCCCCGCGACTTTGGATGTTCTATAATTATTGTGTTATATCCAAAGCCCGTGATGACTCGCAATTGGGAGGTGCATGTGGGCTTCAAGGTGCACGGCAAGGGAACTGAACTGTTTGGCGACGGATTCGCCATTTGGTACACAAAGGAGCGCATGCAAACCGGACCGGTCTTTGGCAGCAAGGATCACTTCTCCGGACTGGCCATCATTCTGGACACCTACAGCAATCACAATGGTCCACACAATGTATAAACCGCAAGACTTGGTATTTTCAATAGCTATATTAATCTGATATTTGTAGCACCAACATCCCTATCTCAGCGCCATGGTGAACAATGGCAGCTGGAGCTACGACCACGATCGCGATGGAACGCACACTCAGCTGGCCGGCTGCGAAGTTCGCTTCCGAAATGTGGAGTACGAGACGCTGGTTAGCATTCGATACGAAAACGACATTCTGTCGGTGTCCACAGATCTGGAAAACCGCAACGAATGGAAGAGCTGCTTTGTAGTGGCCAACGTGGAGCTACCCACGGGTTACCACTTCGGCATGTCAGCAACGACGGGTGATCTGTCCGATAATCACGACATCCACACCTTCAAGTTCTACGACCTGGACTCGAACGTAAATGTAAGTTCACATTTGTTTTGCAAACATCGGAAGGGGAGCAAGCATTACTTTAGCTGTCTGCTATTCGGCTGAAGCGATAAGGAGTGCAAGGAACCCGAAAGCGGACTTAAGTTTCAATATCTGCGTTTATGTATAAATAgcttgtttttaattgctaAATCTTGTAATAATTTAGCAGCTGGCGTCAAACACACTGTTTGATTGCAAATCGTATTAATCTTTATATGACTCGTTAAAGATGAGTGttcattcatattcatatcaTATTACTAAAAACCAGCTTTACTTTCTTGTTTCAATAACCCTCcactttctttctttcttgttCGCAGCACGATGAGATTATCCGGCGCTCCAATATCATACCAAATGCCAAGACTTTCGAGCCCCCGCGCGAGCACAAAGAAGATCCCAAGCCGGGAATGTCCAACGCCAAGATCTTCTTCATCCTCCTCTTCGTTGTGGTCGTGGCGGCTGCAGTGGCCATCTTCGCCATCTCCTACTTCAAGGATCGCAACGCGCGAAAACGTTTCTACTGAGCTCCCTAGTCCGTCGAGCTAGTTCATTATAGCATCATGTTAGAAGTTTCCCGGACCTCAATTGAGcccaatttttatttatacatataccgTGACTGTATCCCATTTCTTTTCACCCCTTTTAGTTTCCTTAATTTTTTCGAGAGAGGGTAAACATAATATTACACGTGTTGGAGAGTTAAATTTAAGTGCAAATTTTTAATCTGAACTATAGGAAAATTGAGACCGTGAGAACATTATTGCGTAGACAAGATTAAAAGCcactaaacaaaacaaatgcatgCGCTTCTTAATAAACCAACCATCCGCTGCTAGTGCTGCCGTCCAGCTAACATGGACTCAATCTGGCGCACCTGGTTACTGACAAACCGATCCCGGGCACTGATATCCTGGCGCTGCCCCGGCGGCTCACCCTCCGACTCCAAGGCATCGTTGGACTTATGCATACCGCTCAGAATGCACTGCTCAAAAAGCGACTTGGACCGcgcatcatcgtcgtcgtcgtctaGCGAGTCATCGGAGCTGTAGTTCGGTTTATCGCCATCCTCCGTCTGCTTCTTTGACTGACCATTTTCCCTGCAGAGAGTGCTGGTACTGGCGTTCGCCAGGCTGGAACTGGTGCTGGCACCACTGGGCTGAGGTCGACAGCTTCCCGCAGCAATGGCCTATTGAAAGGGGGAACAACTTTAATAATACAGGGTGTAAAAGTTTGCAACATCTACATTCCGATTTCTTAATCCACCAAGACACTTGGTTTTAAGCGAGTGTCtcacaaaatgtttataaagTGAAATATATGAAG
This genomic stretch from Drosophila yakuba strain Tai18E2 chromosome 3R, Prin_Dyak_Tai18E2_2.1, whole genome shotgun sequence harbors:
- the LOC6538764 gene encoding vesicular integral-membrane protein VIP36, translated to MTKPTRAHCSLALLALLVAPFAALGEDMPREPEYMKREHSLVRPFQGVGVILPHWDFLGNTMVTSNYIRLTPDLQSKSGALWNYSPVMTRNWEVHVGFKVHGKGTELFGDGFAIWYTKERMQTGPVFGSKDHFSGLAIILDTYSNHNGPHNHQHPYLSAMVNNGSWSYDHDRDGTHTQLAGCEVRFRNVEYETLVSIRYENDILSVSTDLENRNEWKSCFVVANVELPTGYHFGMSATTGDLSDNHDIHTFKFYDLDSNVNHDEIIRRSNIIPNAKTFEPPREHKEDPKPGMSNAKIFFILLFVVVVAAAVAIFAISYFKDRNARKRFY